One segment of Pseudanabaena sp. FACHB-2040 DNA contains the following:
- a CDS encoding IMS domain-containing protein: MRIPLDYYRILGLPIQATADQLKQAHRDRTLQLPRREYSEIAIDARKQLIDEAYAVLSQEGSRKDYDSRFLAKAYASEDPALPPEPQPSPAEVSVNAGEEALRALASDPAVPEAPYTPTIEIDDSQFVGALLILLELGEYELVIRLGRPYLSSGSRHLENPLGDPKAALADTVLTLALACLELGREQWQQRQYEIAAESLETGHELLIRENLFPVIRAEIQTELYKLRPYRILELLARPLDQARERRQGLQLLQSMLQDRGGIEGTDDDLSGLTIDDFLRFIQQLRDYLTASEQQELFEAEARRPSAVATYLTVYALLARGFARHQPALVRRAKQLLMRVAAQQDVHLEQAVCALLLGQTQEASQALELSQEYEPLAFIREHSQAAPDLLPGLCLYAERWLKDEVFPHFRDLREQQTALKEYFADPQVQAYLEAMPADSPNSPTASFPQWRQQNKAAAEPAPVMAQDPPVQLRQPANSSLKAEPSRKFENPFAGLGRAAEPPLPSEMGEPAAALSIAERVAQLSPEGRLEAPSGPKGPAPQNNHNDHNGRSRNGRKQPTIVKPAGEASPPPPIEERRQPGARIPRWDRLALLFLAGLLGMGALGFLTTRAFGLMADIFGGPKVQGQPLAIGVTAPAIEIPPAPTEAEQIGVEEIAERAIEGWLTAKREALGADHQADSLRTVLADPALTQWERRAREARQSNWYWEYEHAVEVKSVEPRDPSADALRATATVTETGRYFEQGIENDSASYEDTLTMQYDLVRQDGDWRIKGMTKVN; this comes from the coding sequence GTGCGAATTCCGTTGGACTACTACCGTATTCTGGGGTTGCCGATTCAGGCGACGGCGGACCAGCTAAAGCAGGCCCATCGCGATCGCACCCTGCAGCTGCCCCGTAGAGAGTATTCCGAAATTGCCATCGATGCCCGCAAGCAGCTGATCGATGAAGCCTACGCAGTGCTTTCCCAGGAGGGCTCGCGGAAAGACTACGACAGCAGGTTCCTGGCCAAAGCCTATGCCTCAGAAGATCCAGCCCTGCCCCCCGAGCCCCAGCCCAGCCCAGCGGAGGTCAGTGTCAACGCTGGGGAAGAGGCACTGCGCGCACTGGCTTCAGATCCGGCTGTCCCCGAGGCCCCCTACACCCCCACCATCGAAATTGACGACAGCCAGTTCGTAGGAGCCCTGCTGATCTTGCTGGAACTTGGAGAATACGAATTGGTCATCCGCTTAGGGCGACCTTATTTATCCAGCGGCTCCCGACACCTCGAAAATCCCCTTGGCGACCCTAAAGCAGCCCTAGCCGATACAGTTCTGACGCTAGCTCTAGCCTGCCTGGAGCTAGGCCGGGAGCAGTGGCAGCAGCGCCAGTACGAAATTGCCGCCGAGTCGCTTGAAACTGGGCATGAGTTACTCATTCGAGAAAACCTCTTTCCCGTCATTCGAGCAGAAATTCAGACCGAACTTTATAAGCTGCGGCCCTACCGAATTCTAGAGCTGCTGGCTCGCCCCCTAGACCAAGCCCGAGAGCGGCGGCAGGGCCTCCAGCTGCTGCAGAGCATGCTGCAAGACCGGGGCGGTATAGAAGGAACCGACGATGACCTCTCTGGCCTGACGATTGACGACTTTTTGCGCTTTATTCAGCAGCTGCGCGACTATCTAACCGCCTCCGAACAGCAGGAGCTTTTCGAAGCAGAGGCGCGCCGCCCCTCTGCCGTAGCGACTTATCTAACGGTCTACGCCTTGCTCGCTCGAGGGTTTGCCCGGCATCAACCGGCTCTGGTGCGGCGGGCCAAACAGCTCCTAATGCGAGTTGCAGCTCAGCAAGATGTGCATCTTGAGCAGGCCGTTTGCGCCTTGCTGCTGGGGCAAACCCAGGAAGCCAGCCAGGCCCTAGAGCTAAGCCAAGAATATGAGCCACTGGCCTTTATTCGCGAGCATTCCCAAGCCGCTCCTGACTTGCTACCTGGCCTGTGCCTGTATGCAGAGCGCTGGCTTAAGGATGAAGTTTTTCCCCACTTCCGAGATCTGCGAGAGCAGCAAACAGCGCTCAAGGAGTACTTTGCAGACCCGCAGGTACAGGCTTACTTAGAAGCCATGCCCGCCGACAGCCCCAACAGCCCAACAGCCTCCTTTCCCCAATGGCGGCAGCAGAATAAAGCTGCTGCTGAGCCTGCCCCAGTCATGGCTCAAGACCCCCCGGTACAGCTTCGCCAGCCTGCTAATTCGAGTCTCAAGGCAGAACCGAGCCGAAAATTTGAGAATCCCTTTGCAGGGTTAGGGCGCGCAGCAGAACCGCCGTTGCCATCAGAGATGGGAGAGCCCGCTGCAGCTCTCTCTATTGCCGAGCGGGTAGCGCAGCTCTCCCCCGAAGGCCGTTTAGAGGCTCCCTCCGGGCCAAAAGGTCCAGCCCCGCAAAATAACCATAACGACCACAATGGTCGCAGTCGTAATGGCCGCAAACAGCCCACGATTGTCAAACCCGCAGGGGAGGCAAGCCCACCACCGCCGATAGAGGAGCGGCGGCAGCCCGGTGCTCGGATTCCGCGCTGGGATCGGCTGGCTTTGCTGTTTTTGGCCGGGCTGTTGGGTATGGGGGCATTAGGCTTTTTGACGACCCGCGCCTTTGGCCTCATGGCAGATATCTTTGGCGGCCCTAAAGTGCAGGGGCAACCTCTGGCTATTGGCGTGACCGCACCTGCTATTGAGATTCCGCCTGCTCCCACCGAGGCTGAGCAAATCGGAGTTGAGGAAATTGCTGAAAGGGCAATCGAAGGTTGGCTGACCGCCAAGCGAGAGGCGTTGGGCGCTGACCACCAAGCTGATAGTTTACGAACGGTCTTGGCCGACCCAGCTCTGACGCAATGGGAGCGCCGAGCCAGAGAAGCTAGACAGTCAAACTGGTACTGGGAGTATGAGCACGCAGTTGAAGTGAAATCAGTAGAGCCGAGAGATCCCTCTGCGGATGCCCTGCGGGCTACGGCCACGGTAACTGAAACAGGTCGTTATTTCGAGCAAGGCATTGAAAACGACTCTGCCTCCTACGAAGACACCCTCACCATGCAGTACGACCTCGTGCGCCAGGACGGGGATTGGCGCATCAAGGGCATGACCAAAGTGAACTAG
- a CDS encoding DUF3038 domain-containing protein, which translates to MQVDSPPVPSQPLILEALPDPDLPKEECPRRARVQLDLLLLAIEALDLGGSEAMLVAARELDLQNIVRGRVHLWLLRGTNPMRRYSQRRPLSFAEAKALAIITCSLARRLTVLIRQLLLGYQQLSDKHLSLEHHFRLSDYLTRFRSHFRSRMNPSRAGVIAYTTDEKLDELAMSLLSQLLLCTGAQGTKRLWTSLFDGEAV; encoded by the coding sequence ATGCAAGTAGATAGCCCACCAGTCCCCTCCCAGCCGTTGATTTTAGAGGCTTTGCCCGACCCGGACTTGCCCAAGGAGGAATGCCCTCGTCGGGCGCGGGTACAGCTTGACCTCTTGCTGTTGGCGATTGAGGCCCTAGATTTGGGAGGGTCGGAGGCAATGCTAGTAGCTGCTCGTGAACTCGATCTGCAGAATATTGTTCGGGGACGCGTACATCTATGGCTCCTGCGAGGCACCAACCCTATGCGCCGCTACAGCCAGCGCCGCCCCCTGAGCTTTGCTGAAGCCAAAGCGCTCGCTATCATTACCTGCTCTCTAGCTCGACGGCTTACTGTGCTGATCCGACAGCTGCTCCTGGGGTATCAGCAGCTAAGTGACAAGCATCTGTCTTTGGAGCACCACTTTCGCCTGAGCGACTACCTGACTCGGTTTCGCAGCCATTTTCGCTCTCGGATGAATCCTAGCCGGGCTGGGGTGATTGCCTACACCACTGATGAAAAACTAGACGAACTGGCTATGAGCTTGCTCTCACAACTGCTGCTGTGTACCGGAGCTCAGGGCACAAAGCGGCTCTGGACTAGTCTGTTTGATGGAGAGGCCGTATGA
- a CDS encoding DUF4335 domain-containing protein — translation MTIQRQYSLPNCSLILEGLSTDGDTGLAPMSVLLNVECHLPGAAAGPLTGGREFLDNLVVAVSSYAQRLLSGIAPPMQRLEHPPLVELKPGEGPYHHLIVRSDKSSDSNTPANDTSVTAPLDIRLSTVQFYDLMEAVDQLLTDAQTLPDLALALKPVSRRLVKPAEPVAKRVAPAVIGASTLAAAALALFFVPLPEFEPRPSSGASVTEPTTAAAGTTPDTPPTPPDEPATETPPETGPESGAAAPAAAGSAVTGPVARSAENAPEITDADAVEELGQDLAEQLQDEWALDSLPAEDWRYEVTVSQDGDILGYISRNDAALANDEATPLPQLLFRPPNPTAPITEPVARFITRFTSGGEVVVEPAPSSSLKTSEATVVGGARPLDPEIANPIRDGRQIETLNADLRRTISSNRKSTRFPEPVTYRVRLNEAGDIVGFVAVDSAAGAAVDQTPLPDLTTAGQANSPQSDFMVVFTEDGTVQVSPWNGWPD, via the coding sequence ATGACCATCCAGCGCCAGTACAGCTTGCCTAACTGCAGCTTAATCTTGGAAGGGTTGAGCACTGATGGAGACACTGGATTAGCTCCGATGTCTGTGCTCCTCAATGTAGAGTGCCACCTACCAGGGGCTGCTGCCGGGCCTTTGACGGGCGGACGAGAGTTTTTAGACAACCTTGTGGTAGCGGTCAGCAGCTACGCCCAACGACTGCTTAGCGGCATTGCCCCACCTATGCAGCGATTAGAACACCCGCCGCTGGTGGAATTGAAGCCAGGGGAAGGGCCTTACCACCACCTCATCGTTCGCAGCGACAAATCGTCTGATAGCAACACCCCAGCAAACGACACCAGCGTCACAGCGCCTCTAGACATCAGGCTCAGTACAGTTCAGTTTTATGACCTGATGGAAGCTGTAGATCAGCTTTTGACCGACGCCCAGACGCTACCGGATCTGGCACTGGCCCTAAAGCCAGTCTCTCGTCGGTTGGTCAAGCCTGCCGAACCGGTTGCCAAACGGGTAGCGCCAGCAGTAATTGGTGCTTCGACGTTGGCCGCTGCCGCCCTAGCCCTATTCTTTGTGCCATTACCAGAGTTTGAGCCAAGGCCGTCTTCAGGGGCCTCGGTGACAGAACCGACAACTGCGGCAGCCGGGACAACCCCTGATACCCCGCCTACCCCGCCCGATGAGCCAGCAACTGAAACCCCGCCGGAGACAGGGCCTGAATCTGGGGCTGCAGCTCCTGCAGCGGCTGGCTCCGCCGTAACAGGGCCGGTAGCAAGGTCAGCAGAGAATGCACCTGAAATTACCGATGCGGATGCAGTTGAAGAGCTAGGGCAGGATCTCGCTGAGCAGCTCCAGGATGAGTGGGCTCTCGACTCACTACCTGCCGAGGATTGGCGGTATGAGGTGACTGTTTCTCAAGACGGCGATATTTTAGGCTACATTAGCCGCAACGATGCAGCTCTGGCTAATGATGAAGCGACTCCTCTGCCGCAGCTGCTGTTTCGACCGCCCAACCCAACTGCCCCCATCACTGAACCGGTAGCTCGATTTATTACTCGCTTTACGTCAGGGGGAGAGGTGGTAGTTGAACCGGCCCCATCAAGCTCACTCAAAACCAGTGAAGCGACTGTAGTAGGTGGGGCGAGGCCCCTAGACCCAGAGATTGCCAATCCCATCCGAGATGGCCGCCAGATAGAGACGCTCAACGCTGACCTGCGTCGCACCATCAGCAGTAACCGCAAATCCACACGCTTCCCAGAGCCTGTGACCTATCGGGTACGGCTGAATGAGGCTGGCGATATTGTTGGGTTTGTGGCAGTTGATTCAGCGGCAGGCGCGGCCGTAGATCAAACTCCTCTGCCTGATCTAACCACCGCAGGCCAAGCGAACTCGCCTCAGTCTGACTTTATGGTAGTTTTTACCGAGGATGGGACTGTCCAGGTTAGCCCCTGGAATGGCTGGCCTGATTGA
- a CDS encoding OmpA family protein, whose amino-acid sequence MSGLAALWTLTVRLALLGVGVSLGWLAGVLAAQLLPSPNLSEPPFQEVAMRHSSRVVRKVRQLPQWWTEDLTLTSAIATSPLPDVASPPPAQTAPPPATPNLDAVEQEAIASELSALGTELGALDNRLADLETKLGEPVSDAPLESRLQRLNRSLPGTAAPDPAANSPEAPTAGDSAAPAGVPTPDIDPLFQLARDRVTLPSSLLFMPGQAILTPSAERILDTLLADLSRYPGATLVVGSHSDSSGSAEDYRDLTFRQALAVQQYLESRMGEGYRWVPVGYGQTRPLIAGTSQAEQQRNQRIEIAIVPRR is encoded by the coding sequence TTGTCTGGGCTGGCAGCTCTATGGACTTTGACGGTGCGGCTAGCATTGTTGGGGGTGGGGGTAAGCCTGGGCTGGTTAGCTGGCGTGTTAGCAGCCCAACTTTTGCCTAGCCCTAATCTTTCGGAGCCACCTTTTCAAGAAGTGGCGATGCGGCACTCTAGCCGAGTAGTGCGTAAGGTGCGGCAACTCCCTCAGTGGTGGACCGAGGATTTGACTCTTACCTCTGCGATCGCAACCTCGCCGCTGCCTGATGTGGCCTCCCCGCCTCCGGCACAGACGGCCCCACCGCCTGCCACCCCCAACTTAGATGCCGTGGAGCAAGAAGCGATCGCATCGGAGCTATCAGCCCTGGGAACTGAGCTAGGAGCGCTAGACAATCGCCTAGCTGACCTAGAGACAAAACTAGGAGAGCCCGTGTCGGATGCCCCGCTGGAGTCTCGCCTGCAGCGGCTAAATCGCAGCCTGCCGGGGACAGCGGCTCCAGATCCGGCTGCTAACAGCCCTGAGGCTCCCACCGCAGGCGATTCGGCTGCCCCAGCTGGAGTCCCAACACCAGACATAGATCCCCTGTTTCAGTTGGCCCGCGATCGCGTCACGCTGCCCAGTTCTTTGCTCTTTATGCCCGGTCAGGCAATCTTGACCCCCAGTGCTGAGCGCATTCTCGACACCCTGCTAGCGGATTTGAGCCGCTACCCCGGCGCAACTCTGGTGGTCGGCAGCCACAGTGACAGTTCTGGGTCTGCTGAAGATTATCGAGATTTGACCTTTCGGCAGGCGCTGGCGGTGCAGCAATATCTAGAGTCTCGCATGGGGGAAGGCTATCGCTGGGTGCCGGTGGGCTACGGCCAAACCCGCCCGCTCATTGCCGGTACCTCACAGGCTGAGCAGCAGCGCAACCAGCGCATTGAAATTGCCATTGTGCCCCGGCGCTAA
- the fmt gene encoding methionyl-tRNA formyltransferase, which translates to MRIVFFGTPQFAVPSLERFLSHPEFEVVGVVTQPDKRRGRGGQVMPSPVKQVALTAGCRLWQPKRIKKDEAVLAELEAVGADAFVVIAYGQILSPRILAMPRLGCINAHGSLLPAYRGAAPIQWSLYNGESETGVTTMLMDEGMDTGPMLLKSRAPLDLMDTALDLAQVLAAQSADLLVDTLQQLQAGTVTAVPQPDEQATYAPLIQKEDYALDWSRSAIALHNQVRGFYPNCSTLFRGEPLKITATAPLEEFTWPQLPEILIRLQSTVEAIQLTAASAQPGEVVGLLKGQGPLIQTGEGLLLLLQVQPQGKRAQSGADFVNGSRLEISERLGQ; encoded by the coding sequence ATGCGGATTGTTTTTTTTGGCACGCCCCAGTTTGCTGTGCCCAGTTTAGAGCGGTTCCTGAGCCACCCCGAGTTTGAGGTGGTGGGGGTAGTAACTCAACCGGACAAGCGGCGCGGGCGCGGCGGGCAGGTGATGCCTTCACCCGTCAAGCAGGTGGCGCTGACGGCGGGTTGCCGCCTCTGGCAGCCAAAGCGAATCAAAAAAGACGAAGCCGTTTTGGCGGAGCTGGAAGCGGTTGGGGCAGATGCCTTTGTGGTCATCGCCTACGGCCAAATCCTGTCGCCACGCATTCTAGCCATGCCCCGACTCGGGTGTATCAACGCCCACGGATCTCTGTTGCCAGCCTACCGAGGCGCGGCCCCCATCCAGTGGAGCCTCTACAACGGAGAGAGTGAGACGGGTGTTACCACCATGCTTATGGATGAAGGCATGGATACTGGCCCCATGCTGCTGAAGTCGAGGGCTCCCCTTGACCTGATGGACACGGCCCTTGATTTGGCCCAGGTTTTGGCGGCCCAAAGTGCAGACTTGCTGGTAGACACGCTGCAGCAGCTTCAGGCTGGAACCGTAACGGCAGTGCCTCAGCCCGATGAGCAGGCTACTTATGCGCCGCTGATTCAGAAGGAAGACTATGCGCTGGACTGGAGCCGCAGTGCGATCGCACTACACAATCAAGTGCGAGGCTTTTACCCCAACTGCAGCACCCTATTTCGCGGCGAGCCTTTGAAGATCACCGCCACCGCGCCCCTAGAAGAGTTTACCTGGCCCCAACTGCCCGAAATTTTGATTCGGCTCCAGTCTACGGTCGAAGCCATTCAGCTAACGGCCGCTTCGGCTCAACCGGGAGAAGTAGTGGGCCTATTAAAGGGGCAAGGACCGCTGATTCAGACTGGAGAAGGGCTGCTGCTGCTGCTGCAGGTTCAGCCCCAAGGCAAGCGGGCTCAAAGTGGGGCAGATTTTGTCAACGGCAGCCGCTTAGAAATTAGTGAACGGCTCGGCCAGTAA
- the gntT gene encoding guanitoxin biosynthesis MATE family efflux transporter GntT, protein MVLALPDQYRFLPRFLRLSAVSVLSNMMVPLAGLVDTAFLGHLADIRHLAGVILASILFDYLYRVLKFLRSSTNALTAQAAGQEYTKGVLLAGLRSGLMALLIGLAILLLQYPLQKVGFAILSGTTEVEASGLDYFYGRIWGAPAVLLNFVLIGWFLGREMNWVVLIISVLGNGSNVLLDYLMIFQWGWASTGAGLATAASQYLSLLAGLGAVCFTVRGSDVRAALKEVLDWQSLRETVALKGNLLVRFLVLISTYAIFTNLSSSLGTTTLAQNGLLLQIALLSQFTVQGVGMTTQTLTGSFKGKGETQLMMPLLRVAIAAALPIALGFALGAILFPDLVFGLLTNHTEINAQISDYVGWLLPLLVITAVAFMIEGYFIGMKQGKALRNAVLIAFGLGFGPLAVAAEYVQSNHLLWLSLVGYVTVLGTILAIQIPSTLDLELPKETPVPSA, encoded by the coding sequence ATGGTGCTTGCCTTACCTGATCAGTACAGATTTTTGCCTCGTTTCTTGCGATTATCGGCGGTCAGCGTGCTCTCCAATATGATGGTGCCTCTCGCGGGTCTGGTTGATACGGCCTTTCTAGGGCATTTAGCCGATATTCGGCACCTAGCTGGCGTGATTTTGGCATCGATTTTGTTTGACTACCTCTACCGAGTGCTCAAGTTTTTACGCTCAAGCACCAATGCTCTGACTGCTCAGGCAGCAGGGCAAGAATATACCAAAGGTGTGCTGCTGGCGGGGCTTAGAAGCGGCCTGATGGCGCTGCTGATTGGCCTAGCAATCTTGCTGCTGCAGTACCCCCTGCAAAAAGTTGGGTTTGCCATCCTAAGCGGCACAACGGAAGTAGAAGCATCGGGTCTGGACTATTTCTATGGCCGCATCTGGGGAGCCCCTGCCGTCTTGCTCAACTTTGTGCTGATCGGCTGGTTTTTAGGCCGAGAGATGAACTGGGTCGTTTTGATCATCTCAGTACTGGGCAACGGCTCTAACGTGCTGCTGGACTACCTGATGATTTTTCAGTGGGGTTGGGCCAGCACGGGGGCAGGGCTAGCTACCGCTGCCAGCCAGTACTTATCTTTGCTAGCAGGTCTGGGGGCCGTGTGTTTCACGGTTCGCGGCTCTGATGTGAGGGCTGCCCTCAAGGAGGTTTTGGACTGGCAATCGCTCAGAGAAACGGTGGCCCTCAAAGGCAATCTATTGGTCCGGTTTTTGGTGCTGATCTCGACCTACGCCATTTTCACCAACCTCAGCTCATCGTTGGGCACCACGACCCTGGCTCAAAACGGTCTGCTGCTGCAGATTGCCCTGCTCAGTCAGTTCACAGTTCAAGGGGTAGGCATGACAACTCAGACCCTGACTGGCAGCTTTAAGGGCAAGGGAGAAACTCAGCTAATGATGCCGCTACTGAGAGTTGCGATCGCAGCCGCCCTGCCCATCGCCCTAGGGTTTGCCCTGGGAGCAATCCTCTTTCCAGACCTCGTGTTTGGGCTGCTTACAAACCATACCGAAATCAATGCCCAGATTAGCGATTACGTGGGTTGGCTGTTGCCCCTGCTCGTTATTACAGCAGTCGCTTTTATGATAGAGGGCTACTTTATTGGTATGAAGCAGGGCAAAGCACTCCGCAACGCTGTCTTAATTGCGTTTGGCTTGGGGTTTGGGCCGCTAGCGGTAGCCGCTGAATACGTCCAGAGCAACCACCTGCTCTGGCTGTCGCTAGTGGGTTACGTAACCGTGTTAGGAACTATCCTGGCAATTCAGATTCCCAGCACGCTCGATCTGGAGCTACCCAAAGAAACCCCTGTTCCCAGTGCTTGA
- a CDS encoding high light inducible protein translates to MQQIKETKQAAQQAPIDNSTSLPRTAKAYNGYDRNAWIFGWNPQQELWNGRLAMIGFSAYLLWDWAGYSVLRDVLHLVR, encoded by the coding sequence ATGCAACAAATTAAAGAGACCAAGCAGGCTGCACAACAAGCCCCGATCGACAATTCAACTAGTCTTCCTCGCACTGCCAAGGCTTATAACGGCTACGACCGCAACGCCTGGATTTTTGGCTGGAACCCTCAGCAAGAGCTGTGGAACGGCCGTCTAGCAATGATCGGCTTCTCAGCCTATCTTCTCTGGGATTGGGCAGGCTACAGCGTACTGCGCGACGTACTACACCTAGTGCGGTAG
- a CDS encoding DUF4383 domain-containing protein, giving the protein MRSPSVDAAMDSQVRTCALILGILSLFLGIAGFVPGLVSLPAGHDYYLGNGYLFGIFPTNYFHNGIGVLVGLWGIAAFTSLSGSIVFNRIFAIIYGAQAILGLLPFTNTFFGTMPLFGNNVWLSVILAGVAFYFGYIKSDATILQQGSGIPLSNSL; this is encoded by the coding sequence ATGCGTAGTCCTTCTGTCGATGCTGCTATGGATAGTCAGGTTCGTACCTGCGCCCTAATTTTGGGTATTTTGTCCCTATTCTTGGGAATAGCAGGTTTTGTACCTGGCCTAGTATCCTTACCGGCAGGCCACGATTATTACCTGGGTAACGGGTATCTGTTTGGTATTTTCCCCACCAACTATTTCCATAATGGCATTGGTGTTTTAGTGGGTCTTTGGGGCATTGCCGCGTTCACTAGCTTAAGCGGCTCTATTGTCTTCAACCGGATCTTTGCGATTATTTATGGTGCTCAGGCCATTTTGGGCCTATTACCCTTTACCAACACCTTCTTTGGCACGATGCCTCTGTTTGGTAACAATGTCTGGTTGAGCGTTATTTTGGCTGGCGTTGCATTCTACTTTGGCTATATCAAATCTGATGCAACTATTCTCCAGCAGGGCTCTGGAATTCCCCTTTCTAATAGCCTGTAA
- a CDS encoding late competence development ComFB family protein, with product MSIEKIVEQALQDGYLTPAMEAEVGRICDTASELSIEEYMSLDRLMGALLTGEVVAVPRKQFINVMEELVLTEAIARVAEIEATTDATLDLGDVAAYALNRLPPLYATTEEGASYQREKAKGEVSDLISAQVKEAISRNMDRPDFYPERQSIRKKPVGDDVLGQVSSLLQDYAHKFEPAHQSS from the coding sequence ATGAGTATCGAAAAAATTGTTGAACAGGCCCTTCAGGACGGCTACCTAACTCCGGCTATGGAAGCCGAAGTTGGCCGCATCTGTGATACCGCCTCTGAACTGTCGATTGAAGAGTACATGTCCCTGGATCGGCTCATGGGTGCTCTTCTAACTGGCGAAGTTGTCGCCGTTCCTCGCAAGCAGTTCATCAACGTGATGGAAGAGCTGGTTCTGACCGAGGCCATTGCGCGAGTTGCTGAAATCGAGGCCACTACTGACGCCACTCTTGATTTGGGAGATGTGGCAGCCTACGCCTTAAACCGGCTGCCGCCCCTCTATGCGACAACCGAAGAAGGAGCCAGCTATCAGCGAGAAAAGGCCAAGGGCGAAGTGTCTGACCTGATTTCTGCCCAGGTTAAAGAAGCAATTTCTCGCAACATGGATCGCCCTGACTTCTACCCCGAGCGCCAGAGCATCCGGAAAAAGCCCGTTGGAGACGATGTCCTCGGTCAGGTTAGCTCTCTGCTGCAAGACTACGCTCACAAGTTTGAACCGGCTCACCAAAGCAGCTAG
- a CDS encoding M23 family metallopeptidase yields MKVFSTIQSTWAHSGRLWRQGSLGIVAIALITLVAALRSPAHAYEVQITPTSPQLGDTLAVLVQPARTGPSPVVTVKGQSYPTYALPGNRFRALVPTSPLDQPGRLAIQVSGQEETRNLAVDLRNRSFPVQRITLSPSRAGLEGTDYEFRRMDELKALRTPTKFWNGPMSRPNRGRVSSEYGIRRYYNGEFAQDYYHRGVDYADGTGSPILAPAAGRVALVGRVQDGFTLNGNTIGIDHGQGVASVMIHLSRIDVREGDFVQPGQQIGAMGDTGFATGPNLHWGLYVNGVSVDPVPWRNSGIE; encoded by the coding sequence ATGAAGGTCTTTTCAACCATCCAAAGCACCTGGGCACATTCTGGCAGGCTGTGGCGGCAGGGTTCTTTGGGAATAGTTGCGATCGCGCTCATCACCCTAGTCGCAGCCCTGCGCTCCCCGGCCCACGCCTACGAAGTGCAGATCACGCCCACCAGTCCCCAGCTAGGAGATACCCTTGCTGTCTTGGTTCAACCGGCCCGCACTGGCCCCTCTCCCGTGGTCACAGTCAAAGGCCAAAGCTATCCCACCTACGCCTTACCCGGCAACCGCTTTCGAGCCCTAGTGCCCACTAGCCCCCTCGATCAGCCCGGACGTCTTGCCATTCAGGTCAGCGGTCAAGAAGAAACGCGCAACCTAGCTGTAGATTTACGCAACCGCAGCTTCCCGGTGCAGCGTATTACCCTTTCTCCCTCGCGCGCTGGCCTGGAAGGCACCGACTACGAATTTCGCCGCATGGACGAGCTAAAGGCCCTGCGCACTCCCACCAAATTCTGGAATGGCCCTATGAGCCGCCCTAACCGAGGTAGAGTCAGCTCTGAGTACGGCATTCGCCGCTACTACAACGGTGAATTTGCCCAAGATTACTACCACCGAGGCGTTGATTACGCTGACGGCACAGGCTCTCCTATTCTGGCTCCTGCCGCTGGTCGCGTTGCCCTAGTAGGCCGAGTTCAAGATGGCTTTACCCTCAACGGCAACACTATTGGCATTGACCACGGCCAGGGCGTTGCTAGCGTTATGATTCACCTTTCCCGCATTGATGTCAGGGAAGGCGATTTTGTGCAGCCAGGTCAGCAGATCGGGGCAATGGGAGACACAGGCTTTGCCACTGGCCCTAATCTGCACTGGGGCCTCTATGTAAATGGCGTCTCCGTTGATCCGGTTCCCTGGCGCAATAGTGGTATTGAGTAG
- a CDS encoding RNA-binding protein hfq, whose product MTTELDTGLPSTRQIQNLLRTKQNIEVKLMTGDLISGQLRWQDPQCIAVSTADGAVVQIWFHAIAYLKPQ is encoded by the coding sequence ATGACAACAGAACTCGATACAGGGTTACCCAGCACTCGACAAATCCAAAACCTGCTCCGCACCAAGCAGAACATTGAAGTCAAGCTGATGACAGGCGATCTCATCAGCGGTCAACTGCGTTGGCAAGACCCGCAGTGTATTGCTGTCTCTACCGCCGATGGCGCTGTCGTGCAGATCTGGTTCCATGCGATCGCATACCTCAAGCCCCAGTAA